The Mytilus galloprovincialis chromosome 2, xbMytGall1.hap1.1, whole genome shotgun sequence genome has a window encoding:
- the LOC143064402 gene encoding uncharacterized protein LOC143064402 encodes MEDRNSSDDCYSSDFEQDDSEPTTCTTTCNINLGNDVSITGPSSLYSILNGFITTKLTADEKNNSLKFLNLPLESIFVSDIFRTVQRQKGETGNTCVKIQKEQLDKFNVPSQFNDKVCFSVNIINTFVEKTGSQFYEAFAWINDGLVWKMLPATVKDGFAEFYCCQLNSFGIVIQSKRMNVIINPLGTEIEIGDSCSSILKFDKDCVKSNENFRYTVHTPDVEFSRTIHTSTRHVKHVSNKVNFEYDKSKFLKPIKVVVSLTNIPLKPQNKSQIEIILVGYKDGSASTVESRQKSADDIYSGSLHGYDGYL; translated from the exons ATGGAAGATAGAAACTCAAGTGATGACTGCTATTCATCCGACTTTGAACAAGATGATTCAGAACCTACAACATGCACTACTACATGTAATATCAACTTGGGAAATGATGTTAGTATTACAGGTCCAAGCAGTTTATATAGTATTTTAAATGGATTTATAACCACCAAATTGACAGCAGATGAGAAAAATAATTCACTCAAATTCCTAAACCTTCCTTTGGAGTCAATATTTGTGTCTGATATCTTCAGAACTGTTCAACGACAGAAAGGAGAAACAGGAAACACTTGTGTTAAAATTCAGAAGGAACAATTAGATAAATTCAATGTACCCTCCCAGTTTAATGACAAAGTGTGTTTTAGTGTCAACATCATAAATACTTTCGTTGAAAAAACTGGGAGTCAATTTTACGAGGCTTTTGCTTGGATAAATGACGGATTAGTATGGAAAATGCTTCCAGCCACGGTTAAG gaTGGTTTTGCTGAATTCTACTGCTGTCAACTTAACAGTTTTGGAATAGTTATTCAGTCAAAGCGGATGAATGTGATTATCAATCCATTGGGAACTGAAATAGAAATTGGGGATAGCTGCTCGTCTATTTTAAAGTTTGATAAAGATTGtgtaaaatcaaatgaaaacttTAGGTATACG GTACACACCCCAGACGTTGAGTTTTCCAGAACTATTCACACATCTACACGACATGTCAAACATGTGAGCAACAAAGTCAACTTTGAATATGATAAGTCGAAATTCTTAAAACCGATAAAGGTAGTGGTATCCCTCACCAACATTCCTCTTAAGCCTCAGAATAAGTCACAAATTGAAATTATATTGGTTGGTTACAAAGATGGATCAGCTTCTACTGTTGAGTCCCGGCAGAAGAGTGCAGATGATATTTACAGTGGTTCTCTACATGGATATGACGGGTATTTATGA